TTTTCAAACTCTATAGATTTAAGATAGCGTAAGTCATCTGCAGTTGATGGTTTTCAAGATAGCCAGAGCTGAAAGAAAGAAAGCCCAATCAGCATTAAATCTGAAACAACGTGAGTCAAATAATTCACATGTGAGTGTAATCCTGATTGGACTTGAGCTCTTTTAGCCCTGACAGGGGGCACACGTTTTGTTTCTGTGGAAcaagtagaaaataatattaatgcgACCACACATTTTGTTTCTGGAGAGAAAGGAAACTATACGTAGTTAAGTAAAATATAGTAGTTTGGAAAACCAAAATAagctaataaataaatctatcatgtttttatcaattattattcaactccCAAACTCAAACTCTAAgttttgatggaaataaataataaacttataCATTTTCTGTGCTGTCACACCATAACCAATCTCTAGTAAATTGAAAGCTTCAACATTGAGTAGCAGAATATGGTTTAACAgtatcaagtcgttttcatttAAACTTATACATTTGAAAATAGCTCGAAAAAATTGCAATACAGCTATAATATGGACGGACATTCAAGGGTTGAATGGGTGACAAACTGACTTCGATGATTGTGGCAGGACGGTTGCATTGATCCCTCATTGACGTAGAAGTCGACATGCCCGATTGGCTCTCTCTTGCCAAACACTCCTATGTTCGTATGGATGATGTCCACATGTCTGGCATCTTTCTTGTCCAATTTGTAGCTGGTTTTCAAGTTGGCGAATAGTGGAAGAGCTGGATCAAGTCCTACAAGCCAACAGAAGTTTGCCTTATTGATACCCCAGAATTTTGCATTAACCATtaatacattttgaaaattaataagagaAGAGGGCCAGCATCTATGGAAATATAGTATTGTAACAcaaagtaaaatattttaagGATGATTCTTCAAGCCGAAATTGTTATTGTAGTCATTTATTGCAGGACGAATAATCTGATTTTCAGTTTTATAAGATGATTTAACAAGTTTAAGTTAGGCCACTAGTGCCATTTTCATATATTTATAGAAAACACATCACACATTTTCTACATAAGgtactatattatatattaatagaatataattattatgaatcacGAAAGTGTCTTCTATTATGTGCTTTACGTACATTTATGTATAACTATCACTGATTGCATCTTGTTTATAGCAAATTAATATTACGACAAGCTTGAAATACGAGGTGCTCATGGCGTGTAAATCCAACATTTAGGAGAGGAAGCCGCATCAAAATCATTAGCGTGTCCTGCCAAAAGAGATTGAAGCCAATGAGAGTATAGATTTCAAGTTAACAAACAATAACAGAGTGCCAGTGGATGAGTTTCGTCAGTGTACTAAACCGTCGGTGTAttccaataaaacaaaaaatgtttcttctaaagatttatttttcatccatTCAAAAATGCGTTTATAGTTCAAGGATGAAGTttcatataaattttaatttttctcttgACACTTGAATATTCCATGAGGCACCGCAGTACAGTCCGAGGTGCACCTTGGCTTTCTCTACGATTCGCCTCCACTCGTCTCGCATAACCGAATTTCGCTTCCAACCTCTCACTGACATTGCAGCCAGATCCATCTCAACGACCTGTAGCCATCGTTTCCTTGGCAtgtctcttcttcttgttcctatCATATTACCTGTGAGCATCTGATaagaaattgattgaaatagaaaaaataatacctAATTTTAAAAGTTATAGGGATCAAGAtcaattgaaatatatatttatattaaagtaTGAACAAAAAAggatacaatttaaattatgaaTCATCTCACACACAATATTAAGAGGATAAAAATGAAGTCAAAAAAGGATACTTTATGTGAATATAGGGATTAAGATCAATTGGAATTCACCTCAAAATTAATGAGCGAAAAGGATAGAATAAAAACTATGAACCATCCCAAACACAATATCGATCTATACTATACATGCACCCAGCTCTCAAGGTAGATAGATAAAGATAGGTATATAGATGGCCCTGCTCTCACCGGTGATCCTGTAGATCATTCTGCCAGTGACCATATGAACAAAAAAGATAAATTCCTCTCATAAACCATCCCACATACAATACCAATTTATACATGCACCCTGCTCTCAAGGTAGATTGCCCTGCTCTCACCGGTGATCCTGTAGATCTTCCTGCCAGTGGCCATGTGCACATAGTTGCTGACGAAGGAGGCGATGTGTGCACCCAGACTGAAGCCGATGATGTGCACATACTTAGGCCTTGCGCCTGGCCGCCTGACCAGGGCTGCGAGGAACTCGGCCGTGCATTGGCCCACCTGTGCCGTGTTCAGCACTGCCGTCGGGTAGCACGGCAGTTTGGCCAGGCGGCCCCAGTCAACCACCAGCACGTTCACGCCACCCGTTCGCTGGTACTCTGCACACACACATTCAATCTCTCATTTAAGATATCTCATTGGTAAAGGAATGAATTGGCTTATCCTTATACATGTACGGCATACAAAATACATTATTGTTTGGCGCATGATAATGTCTGAACTACGGAACTGTTTAACTTCATTTTGAATACGGTAAAGATTTGAGTTTACCGATGATGGTTAGAGGACGATGATTAAGGGAGGAATCGGCTCATAAATGTACGGGATACAAAGTACaagtttgacgcatcatcacgtctgataATATacctgattaacttgaaattttgcatggagATTCCGAATTCACAGACGAAGGTTAAAGGTCCATTTTCATTTGTATTAATGAACTATGGaagtttattatattaatgaaccTGAAGTTTATATTAATGAACTATGGAAATTAGTAAtcagtgctccgcaagggtttaattaaaaacttgtcaaacagaaaacttgacctactggaatcttgaagaatttaaaataggacTATAACCATCCTAGGTAAATTaggaatcaatatgcaaaaagttaatcagttcagtagttcagacgtgatgatgcgtcattcgttaaTTTCCCATCCctcacgtgtataagccagttaattcctctattatattatgaactagcagataacccatgctccgcaagtaTCTGTTTAAAGCACAATGGATTGTGCTTCAAAAtggattgaattcagtttaatgGTTCCATGCTGATATTGAAATGTATTAACAACTGTAATAACTTAATATAaacgaaaataggcctataactatcctcgataaattcatttatcatattccatatttattttaatttatatcattTAGGCCTATTTTGAGATTTATGATATACCGGTAGTAGTTGAGACTCTTTGAAAGTAAACATGATAGCATGTATTTACTGTTGTGGTGGTGGTGGTCACACGTTTTCTAATATATTGTATGGATTCTCCAGAGCAACTGCATAAAGTGATCTCTATAACAAGGTATGAAATGAGGTTTAGTTTGAGGGAATGCGTGGATGTTATTGGTTGTGAATCTGAGATAAGTTTATCAAATAAGGTGTAGAAGAAGAATTGAGTTTAAACCACTAGAGATCACTTGAGACTATAATTACAACTttatatatgtattatattaggtGCCAAACACAGTAGCTTATTCATACAACTAAGATAATGTTTGGTATAGTGTAAGAGAATATATAGACTATTTCCAAATGAACGAATAGATAGATGACGTGATCGGGAAGTGCTCTCACCTGTTCTTATTTGAGAAGTAGGATCAGTGAGAACACGCCCCGCGTAGCCATGAATTATCACTTTCAACGGCAGGGATGAATTGACAGCGGTCGGAAGTCGGGGGTCACTCGAATCTAGTCTGTACGGCAAGTCCGATTTGCTGAAAACCAAACAGAAAGAAGTTGATATCAGTGAAATGTACTCAcataattattcttgaaattcaaGTAAGTAATTCTTCCACCAAAACTGGAAACAGTCTGCAGACCGCTCCTCTGGTGTGAATAAAGTATATTGTAAATACACAGTGTATATAAGTATTGGAAAACAGGTATTTATCAAGAGGCATAAAATATAGTTAAGATAGCTTTACTTTCATAGACTCAAGTTCTTCAAGAGAGGTCAAATTCAAACTGACGAAGATAAATTTTACATTAGAGAAACACACTTGACATCACAAACTTAGGCAAAAAAATAAACTTCATGAGAAAAAATGAACTGGAGAATATCTGAATAGAAAAGGATTGGATGAAAATGAACttcatgagaaaaattgaattggagAGTTtccaaatagaaaatgataaaattatattagCCTATACGAGTCACTATTTGAAGAATGCAGTCAATACATGTTTTGATACGTcttaaaatcataaaataaatcaGCTTATTATTGTTTTCGTATTTTTTCTTTTACTCACTTTGTGAAgagatagaataatattttactgGATGGACATGGTTCGTAGAGTTGTATATGACAGTTGAAGAAGCTCCAGTCAATTTTCACATCGTTCTCCTGTGTGAGTCCAAAAGAGCCTGTGCATCGAATGTTTTGATAACAATGTTCAGTCAACAATTAATTCATTAAATAGATTCATCTCTAAAGAAAACTAGAAAGAAGCAAATGACGATATCCTTCAAGAAAATTcttctttattcatattatgaCTGTGaagataagtttaaaaaattaatgttcGGCAATTTCAATGAGATCCTTGTATTCTCAGGTAATTGATAGTCATATTTTGTCTTTAAAGCTTGGTATCATACCgctaagataaataaaaatataaatctcagtacccttttgaattatttcgtcAGAACATGTTTCCGActttaatgccattttcaagtccattgattttgacttgaaaatggcattaatgtcggAAACATGTtttgacgaaataatttaaaacggtactgagatttatatctttatttatattaaaagtagccctacaCAGAACAAAAAGCTAAGAgaaagtataatttattattggaataCCAAACCCACTAGTTCATAGAGTATAGAATAGTgacttgaatttttattttgtgaaataagtTCAATACAATATGCTGAAGTAATATAATACCAAACTTGTTGACTATGATACCGGCTTGTTGGCTAATCTCTTAAATTAGATAAGCGACGACGGACACTATTGTTATTCCCGTTTGTTGGAAGACCACTAAAGTCCGGCTTGctgatttttattaataaattgaatcattttctCGTGTTACGGAACCCATCTAAGAATTTCAGTCCATTTATCTCCCATCATAATTTTGCCCATTACACACAAGCCTACAGTTTATGTGATTATCATCTACTTACAATGTATATGAagttttaatgaaatttataatttttacacgTGATTATCTCCATAGATTAAGAgaaaattggaataattttttttcagtaGATGAGGtgtcaagttttaaaacttTTATGGATGTATGCAAAAAagctatttttgattgaaatatttttaatatcctATCATTTTTGGAATCATGTCAAATTGCTCATTGAAAGAAATGTTTCTCTGAAGGGATCTCTTGgtggaaaaatcaatttagaTCCTCTGGAAACCTTTGACTCTATTCTGAGAGATAAGATAGTGAAAGCACATTAATTTATCGTGAAATGTTAATATGATGACCATAGTTTTGTTGTAATTTTGAATCAGAGATTTTGTCAACTGACCTAATGAAGAGAGTAACACcggaagaaggagagagagcaTTACGCGCGTGCGCATCGGTTCGGAACTGGATTCCTGAATGAGGGTCAAAGTCAAGCAGCGAATATATTAAAAACAGAAAGAGGAAGACGTCAGATCAAGAAAGTCCACTAGGTGTGGTCAATCAGCAGACCTGCAACAAGCGACTAAAAGTTCAGTCATTTTAGTTCAATTTCTTGAACTCACTTACTCACTGACTCGATGATCAGTAGGCCAACTAGTTCCAGAACCACTAGAGAAGCAAAACTgattcgaaaaataatttattcaatggtAATCGAAGGATCTAATGAATAAGACGAATTGATGGATTTCAGATAAGATAAGCAAATTCACAATTGTTTAGTCAGACAGGCAATCATCTAATAAGAATATAGAATAAGGATT
The genomic region above belongs to Nilaparvata lugens isolate BPH chromosome 5, ASM1435652v1, whole genome shotgun sequence and contains:
- the LOC111053822 gene encoding phospholipase A1-like, whose amino-acid sequence is MRTRVMLSLLLPVLLSSLGSFGLTQENDVKIDWSFFNCHIQLYEPCPSSKILFYLFTNKSDLPYRLDSSDPRLPTAVNSSLPLKVIIHGYAGRVLTDPTSQIRTEYQRTGGVNVLVVDWGRLAKLPCYPTAVLNTAQVGQCTAEFLAALVRRPGARPKYVHIIGFSLGAHIASFVSNYVHMATGRKIYRITGLDPALPLFANLKTSYKLDKKDARHVDIIHTNIGVFGKREPIGHVDFYVNEGSMQPSCHNHRNPSLCSHMLAPTYFAESISSPKGFWGTSCPSYLQYAWGWCPLQESGQPQARQRIQMGEHILKGARGVYIVKTALNPPYALG